One window from the genome of Comamonas antarctica encodes:
- a CDS encoding LysR family transcriptional regulator has product MDLRDLHYFEVIAELEHIGRATERLHRSQPALTGSVRRLEDAYSAKLIERTGRGIRLTTAGKTLLKWAQRARLDLDNAHREIRDLGQGVTGEVKLGIVPTAAQFLLPPAARTLLKESPRVKLKTIVALGDVLRPKLANGEIDLLVGTESFDEENVVSQLLAEDPIVVAAAASHPLFERPKLTLKDLVGHSWVLQPPGAPVRDWLDQTFERQRLPRPDVQVESTMLLMLPALIEETGLLSFISRLHLQEGSTGAQLREVKVRGATMRRRMVVSSRKDGYLSPAAERLISLLAKQARRHLD; this is encoded by the coding sequence GTGGACCTACGCGATCTTCACTACTTCGAGGTGATTGCCGAACTTGAGCACATTGGCCGCGCCACCGAGCGCCTACATCGCTCGCAACCTGCGCTGACAGGCTCCGTTCGCCGGCTGGAAGATGCTTATAGTGCCAAGCTCATTGAGCGGACCGGCCGCGGCATTCGACTGACAACTGCAGGCAAAACTTTGCTGAAATGGGCACAGCGAGCAAGGTTGGATCTGGACAACGCGCACCGAGAGATTCGTGATCTGGGGCAAGGGGTCACAGGAGAGGTGAAACTGGGCATTGTCCCCACCGCGGCTCAGTTTCTACTCCCGCCTGCGGCTCGGACTTTGCTGAAAGAGTCCCCACGCGTGAAACTAAAGACCATCGTTGCCCTCGGCGATGTCCTGCGCCCAAAGCTGGCCAATGGCGAGATCGACCTGTTGGTCGGTACGGAGAGCTTTGACGAAGAGAACGTTGTTTCCCAGCTACTCGCGGAAGACCCCATCGTCGTGGCTGCAGCCGCATCCCATCCGCTGTTCGAGCGCCCCAAGCTCACTCTGAAAGACCTCGTTGGTCACTCCTGGGTTTTGCAGCCGCCAGGAGCGCCTGTCCGCGACTGGTTGGATCAGACCTTCGAGCGCCAGCGACTTCCCCGCCCCGACGTGCAGGTGGAAAGCACCATGCTATTGATGCTTCCGGCACTGATCGAAGAGACCGGCTTGCTGAGCTTCATCTCCCGACTGCACCTGCAAGAAGGCAGCACGGGTGCACAGCTGAGAGAGGTGAAAGTTCGAGGGGCGACCATGCGCCGACGCATGGTGGTTAGCTCACGCAAGGACGGATACCTGTCGCCAGCAGCCGAGCGCTTGATATCGCTGTTGGCAAAACAAGCGCGACGCCACCTAGATTGA
- a CDS encoding RraA family protein — protein MSQQPDIIRDFDRVPADIVRQAAEFQPAILADVAGRRGALNGRIQALRPRMKLAGTAFTVEVRPGDNLMIHAAISLAKPGDVLVIDGKGDLSAALMGTIMMTACKQLGIAGVVIDGAARDSLEIDEMDYPVFCAGTNPNGPTKLVPGRIGHPVSVGGVTVYPGDFIIGDSDGVIVVEREKIEGLLPIAAKKVRDEAARIADIKAGDTAAKWLDAALRAAGVLKEGEKL, from the coding sequence ATGTCCCAACAGCCCGACATCATCCGCGACTTCGATCGCGTTCCCGCAGACATCGTGCGCCAGGCCGCTGAATTCCAGCCGGCCATCCTCGCCGACGTGGCAGGCCGCCGCGGCGCCTTAAACGGTCGCATCCAGGCCCTGCGCCCACGCATGAAGTTGGCCGGCACCGCGTTCACCGTCGAGGTGCGGCCCGGCGACAACCTGATGATCCACGCCGCCATCTCGCTGGCCAAGCCGGGAGACGTGTTGGTCATTGACGGCAAGGGCGACCTCAGCGCCGCCTTGATGGGCACCATCATGATGACCGCCTGCAAACAACTGGGCATCGCTGGCGTCGTGATCGACGGTGCCGCACGCGACAGTCTGGAGATCGACGAGATGGATTACCCGGTGTTCTGCGCGGGCACGAACCCCAACGGCCCTACGAAGCTGGTGCCAGGCCGGATCGGTCATCCCGTCTCGGTCGGCGGCGTGACCGTGTATCCGGGCGACTTCATCATCGGCGATTCCGATGGCGTGATCGTTGTCGAGCGCGAAAAGATCGAAGGACTGCTCCCCATCGCAGCCAAGAAGGTTCGTGACGAAGCTGCCCGCATCGCAGACATCAAGGCGGGCGACACCGCTGCGAAATGGCTGGATGCGGCCTTGCGCGCGGCCGGTGTTCTCAAGGAAGGGGAAAAGCTGTGA
- a CDS encoding TonB-dependent siderophore receptor, producing MLYFTAFSSRNGAARAFAFHPLAAALALGIGAHASVQAQSRLTDEARWHAVEDGPALPTVAVTASVPTVATETSGSYTTGVSGAATRLPLALRETPQSATVITRQRMDDQQLNSVKDVLENTTGISSRTLDSGRISFYARGFAVDSFQYDGIPTTFFEGASFLDTAFYDRIEVVRGATGLLTGAGNPSASTNLVRKRPRQDFHAAASVGAGSWDSYRAMADIEAPSNS from the coding sequence ATGCTCTACTTCACTGCTTTTTCTTCCCGCAATGGCGCAGCGCGCGCGTTTGCATTTCATCCCCTCGCTGCCGCGCTTGCGCTGGGCATTGGCGCGCATGCCTCTGTGCAGGCACAAAGCCGCCTGACCGATGAAGCGCGATGGCATGCCGTCGAAGACGGTCCGGCGCTGCCCACGGTGGCCGTGACGGCAAGCGTTCCGACGGTTGCCACCGAGACCAGCGGCTCGTATACCACCGGTGTGTCTGGCGCCGCGACACGGCTGCCGCTGGCTTTGCGCGAGACACCCCAGTCTGCGACCGTGATCACGCGCCAGCGCATGGATGACCAGCAGTTGAATTCGGTAAAGGACGTTCTGGAGAACACCACCGGCATTTCCTCGCGCACGCTGGACAGCGGACGCATCAGCTTCTACGCGCGCGGTTTCGCGGTCGACAGCTTCCAGTACGATGGCATTCCCACGACCTTCTTTGAAGGCGCCAGCTTTCTGGATACCGCCTTTTACGACCGTATCGAGGTCGTGCGCGGCGCCACTGGCCTGCTCACGGGCGCGGGCAATCCCTCGGCGTCCACCAATCTGGTGCGCAAGCGTCCGCGCCAGGATTTCCATGCGGCTGCATCCGTCGGCGCAGGCTCCTGGGACAGCTATCGCGCCATGGCCGATATTGAAGCCCCCTCGAATTCCTGA
- a CDS encoding NAD(P)-dependent oxidoreductase, with protein MSTILVTSDTLAPQALDLLREHDLVFTGKNPAEERIVELCREHNPVGIIVRYGKLGAAAMDAAPALKVMSKHGSGTDNIDKVAAKERGIEVVAAAGANAAAVAEQALALLLACAKSVSRIDARMHAGHWDKASHTSVELDSQTVGVVGLGAIGQRFARMAHGLGMRVLGFDPFAKSLPDYITVTDVPTILREAEVISLHCPLTEENRHLLNASTLAQCKRGVIVVNTARGGLIDEDALLAAVRSGQVGGAGLDSFEVEPMQPGHPFQNEPGIVLSPHIGAVTNGAYVNMGLFAARNALAVLARHTAAA; from the coding sequence GTGAGCACGATCCTCGTCACCAGCGACACGCTCGCCCCGCAGGCACTTGATCTCTTGCGCGAACACGACTTGGTGTTCACCGGCAAGAATCCGGCCGAAGAACGCATTGTCGAACTGTGCCGCGAACACAACCCCGTTGGCATTATCGTGCGATACGGAAAGCTCGGCGCCGCCGCCATGGATGCAGCCCCGGCGCTGAAAGTGATGTCCAAGCACGGCAGCGGCACGGACAATATCGACAAGGTCGCAGCCAAGGAGCGCGGCATTGAGGTCGTCGCGGCTGCGGGCGCGAATGCCGCTGCCGTGGCCGAGCAGGCCCTGGCGCTGTTGCTGGCCTGTGCCAAGTCGGTGAGCCGCATCGACGCGCGCATGCACGCTGGACACTGGGACAAGGCCTCGCACACTAGCGTGGAATTGGACAGTCAGACCGTTGGCGTGGTGGGCTTAGGCGCCATCGGCCAGCGCTTCGCCCGCATGGCTCACGGTCTGGGTATGCGTGTCCTGGGCTTCGACCCTTTCGCGAAGAGCCTACCTGACTACATCACTGTGACCGACGTGCCGACGATCCTGCGCGAGGCTGAAGTCATCTCCCTGCATTGCCCGCTGACCGAGGAGAACCGGCACCTGCTCAACGCCAGCACGCTCGCCCAGTGCAAACGCGGCGTGATCGTGGTCAACACGGCACGGGGCGGTCTGATCGACGAGGACGCACTGTTGGCTGCGGTGCGCTCGGGCCAGGTCGGTGGTGCCGGTCTCGACAGCTTCGAGGTCGAACCCATGCAGCCAGGTCACCCATTCCAGAACGAACCGGGCATCGTGCTGAGCCCGCACATCGGTGCTGTGACCAACGGTGCCTACGTCAACATGGGCTTGTTCGCCGCGCGCAATGCGTTAGCCGTCCTAGCCCGCCACACGGCGGCGGCCTGA
- a CDS encoding IS3 family transposase (programmed frameshift) codes for MKKTRFSESQIVAILKEVELDAKVGETCRKHGVSEPTYYKWKSQYSGMTVPHLSQLRELQDENARLKRMYADLALMHNALKDVVGPKALTPERREMVVQSLMAEHGMSERRACSASGIARSTLRYRPVPRDDSGVIAFIQGHVALNPRHGFDLLYDSARHQKQPWGKTVLWRVYCQLRLNLPRRGKKRLPTRIKQPLQAASQPNQGWSCDFMSDALWSGRRFRTFNVIDEYNREGLRIEIDTSLPAARVIRALDELVEVRGAPLSIRLDNGPEFIANALAEWAQSKGIALNHIQPGKPTQNAYVERFNKTYRTEVLDCYVFDSLHEVRQMTEDWLHRYNHHRPHESLGRIPPVEYRVKQFPNLYF; via the exons ATGAAGAAAACCAGATTCAGTGAAAGCCAGATCGTTGCCATCCTCAAGGAGGTCGAGCTGGATGCCAAGGTCGGCGAGACATGCAGGAAGCACGGCGTGAGTGAGCCGACCTATTACAAATGGAAAAGCCAGTACTCGGGCATGACGGTCCCGCACCTGTCGCAGCTGCGTGAATTGCAGGACGAAAACGCCCGGCTCAAGCGCATGTACGCGGACCTGGCGCTGATGCACAACGCATTGAAAGACGTCGTCG GACCGAAAGCTCTGACCCCGGAGCGTCGTGAGATGGTCGTGCAATCGCTGATGGCCGAGCATGGCATGAGCGAGCGACGGGCCTGCAGCGCCAGCGGGATCGCCCGCTCGACGCTGCGTTATCGGCCTGTGCCACGCGACGACTCCGGGGTGATCGCCTTCATCCAGGGCCACGTGGCGCTCAACCCGCGCCATGGCTTTGACCTGCTCTACGACAGCGCCCGCCATCAAAAGCAGCCTTGGGGCAAGACGGTGCTGTGGCGCGTGTACTGCCAGCTGCGGCTGAACCTGCCGCGGCGTGGCAAGAAACGGCTGCCGACACGCATCAAGCAGCCGCTACAAGCTGCTAGCCAACCCAACCAGGGTTGGAGCTGCGACTTCATGTCCGACGCCTTGTGGTCAGGCCGGCGATTCAGAACGTTCAACGTTATTGACGAATACAACCGGGAGGGACTGCGCATTGAGATCGACACCAGCTTGCCTGCTGCGCGGGTCATCCGTGCCTTGGACGAACTGGTCGAGGTGCGCGGCGCGCCGCTGTCCATTCGCCTGGACAACGGCCCCGAGTTCATTGCCAACGCCCTGGCTGAATGGGCGCAATCGAAGGGCATTGCCCTCAACCACATCCAACCGGGCAAGCCGACGCAAAACGCCTATGTCGAGCGATTCAACAAGACCTACCGCACCGAGGTGCTGGACTGCTACGTCTTCGATTCACTGCACGAGGTCAGGCAGATGACCGAGGACTGGCTGCACCGATACAACCACCACCGGCCCCACGAATCGCTGGGCCGCATCCCGCCGGTCGAGTACCGTGTGAAACAATTCCCAAACCTCTACTTCTGA
- a CDS encoding cyclase family protein, producing MAGRWKHAPTDSHWGEFGADDQRGRMNLVDSAKVLQGIAEVREGKTFCLSLPLDVPGGMTLNPRRMPAQMFATLRDGKSAGVQGYCWSYASEDPDQTDVVCDEVLLMNTQYSTQWDSLAHMGSRFDADGDGEAEAVFYNGYRAGQDIRAAQEDHAAAADWARFPGPRADALGIQNLAEHGVQGRGVLVDLEHHIGRQRQAVGYDQLMRILETDRVDIEAGDMVCIHTGFADTLLAMNRKPDLQLLHATGSGLDGHDRKLLNWIVDVRLACLLADNTAVELVVPKLTTPTPMRGPRLPLHEHCLFKNGIHLGELWLLTPLARWLRANGRSRFLLTAPPLRLPGAVGSPATPIATV from the coding sequence ATGGCAGGGCGCTGGAAGCACGCTCCAACGGACAGCCATTGGGGCGAGTTCGGAGCCGACGATCAACGCGGCCGGATGAACTTGGTCGACTCGGCCAAGGTGTTGCAGGGCATCGCGGAGGTGCGGGAAGGAAAGACCTTCTGTCTGTCGCTGCCCCTCGACGTGCCCGGCGGCATGACCTTGAACCCGCGCAGGATGCCGGCCCAAATGTTCGCGACGCTGCGCGACGGCAAAAGCGCTGGCGTGCAAGGCTACTGCTGGTCGTACGCCTCAGAAGACCCCGACCAGACCGACGTGGTTTGCGATGAAGTGCTGTTGATGAACACGCAGTATTCAACGCAGTGGGATAGCCTGGCGCACATGGGTTCACGCTTCGACGCCGATGGCGACGGCGAAGCCGAAGCCGTGTTCTACAACGGCTACCGCGCCGGCCAGGATATCCGTGCTGCGCAGGAAGACCATGCGGCAGCAGCCGACTGGGCCCGCTTTCCCGGACCGCGCGCGGATGCCTTGGGTATTCAGAACCTGGCCGAACACGGCGTTCAGGGCCGCGGCGTCCTGGTTGATCTGGAACACCACATCGGCCGCCAGCGCCAAGCGGTCGGATACGACCAGCTCATGCGAATCCTGGAAACCGACCGCGTGGACATTGAAGCTGGGGACATGGTCTGCATCCACACCGGCTTTGCGGACACCCTGCTGGCCATGAACCGAAAGCCAGACCTGCAGCTGTTGCACGCGACCGGCAGTGGCTTGGATGGCCACGACCGCAAACTTCTGAACTGGATCGTCGACGTACGCCTGGCCTGCCTCCTGGCAGACAACACCGCGGTTGAACTGGTGGTCCCGAAGCTCACGACCCCAACCCCCATGCGCGGGCCCCGCCTGCCGCTTCACGAGCACTGCTTGTTCAAAAACGGAATCCACCTTGGCGAGCTCTGGCTGTTGACGCCCTTGGCTCGGTGGCTGCGCGCAAACGGTCGCTCGCGCTTCCTGCTGACCGCTCCCCCGCTGCGCCTTCCCGGTGCGGTCGGCTCCCCGGCGACCCCCATCGCAACGGTTTGA
- a CDS encoding IS256 family transposase, translating into MPRKTKTTAAADKAAQPQFSAELLEQLIPGPVTPAELEGIFQQFKKSVLERALGAEMSHHLGYAPAQAKPEGATANHRNGKSAKTILTDAGALRIDVPRDREGTFEPQLIGKHERRFTGFDDKIIAMYTRGMTVREIQGFLAEMYSVDVSPDLISSVTDAVMSEILAWQTRALVPMYPVVFFDALRVKIREDAVVRSKAVYLALAVLPDGSRDILGLWIENTEGAKFWMKVFNDMKTRGVQDVLIAVTDGLKGMPEALAAVFPATTLQTCIVHLIRNSLDFASWKDRKLLAAAIKPIYTAVSAEAAEAELDAFAQGPWGQKFPTVVNAWRRAWDKIIPFFAFPPEVRRVVYTTNAIESVNARLRKIVKTRGHFPSDDAATKLIWLALRNITEDWGRAANHWKSAMNQFAILYEDRFTKSSL; encoded by the coding sequence ATGCCACGCAAAACAAAAACCACCGCTGCGGCGGACAAGGCGGCGCAGCCGCAATTCTCAGCCGAGCTGCTCGAGCAGCTCATCCCCGGGCCGGTCACGCCCGCCGAGCTCGAAGGTATTTTTCAGCAGTTCAAGAAATCGGTTCTTGAGCGGGCCCTGGGTGCCGAGATGAGCCATCACCTGGGTTACGCACCCGCCCAGGCCAAGCCCGAAGGGGCCACCGCCAACCACCGCAACGGCAAGAGCGCCAAGACGATATTGACGGACGCCGGCGCCCTGCGCATCGATGTTCCCCGTGACCGCGAGGGCACGTTCGAGCCCCAGCTCATTGGCAAGCATGAACGCCGCTTCACCGGCTTTGACGACAAAATTATCGCCATGTACACACGCGGCATGACAGTGCGCGAGATCCAGGGATTTCTGGCCGAGATGTACTCGGTGGACGTGTCCCCGGATCTCATCAGCAGCGTCACCGACGCCGTCATGAGCGAGATCTTGGCCTGGCAGACGCGTGCGCTCGTGCCCATGTACCCGGTCGTGTTCTTCGACGCGCTGCGGGTCAAGATTCGCGAAGATGCTGTGGTGCGCTCCAAGGCCGTGTACCTGGCACTGGCCGTGTTGCCCGACGGCAGCCGTGACATCCTGGGGCTCTGGATCGAGAATACCGAAGGCGCCAAGTTCTGGATGAAAGTCTTCAACGACATGAAGACCCGCGGGGTCCAGGATGTGCTGATTGCCGTGACCGATGGCCTCAAAGGCATGCCCGAGGCGTTGGCAGCGGTGTTCCCGGCCACCACACTGCAGACCTGCATCGTGCATCTCATTCGCAATAGCTTGGACTTTGCCAGCTGGAAAGACCGCAAGCTGCTGGCGGCGGCCATCAAGCCGATCTACACGGCCGTGAGTGCCGAGGCGGCCGAAGCCGAGCTGGATGCGTTTGCCCAGGGGCCTTGGGGCCAGAAATTCCCGACCGTGGTCAACGCCTGGCGCAGGGCCTGGGACAAGATCATCCCGTTCTTCGCCTTCCCGCCCGAGGTGCGGCGGGTGGTCTACACGACCAACGCGATCGAGAGCGTGAACGCGCGGCTGCGAAAGATCGTCAAGACGCGTGGCCACTTCCCCAGCGACGACGCGGCCACCAAGCTGATCTGGCTGGCCCTGCGCAACATCACCGAAGACTGGGGGCGAGCTGCCAACCACTGGAAATCCGCGATGAATCAATTCGCGATCCTCTACGAGGATCGGTTCACGAAATCGAGCCTATAA
- a CDS encoding tripartite tricarboxylate transporter substrate binding protein: MADWPDKPIRLVVPYPAGGAADNTARILAQELGERLKQQIIVDNKPGASGTIGAAFVAKAPADGYTLLLDATSYTVNPSLYNKLSYNPEKELVPVSQIMQVPLLMVVPANSRFTSVADVVKAAAAQPGKLSYASAGNGGAQHLAAELFAQGQKLQMTHVPYKGGAPALTDLIGGQLDLMFSATTASGTFVKGGKLKALAISSGKRQGAWPQVPTVAESGATGFEVYEWNGLFAPAGTPRAVLARLESETQAVVASPTVAKRFDEMGVQGVGSSAKDFTAFVKAETAKWAEVIKTSKIRTD; this comes from the coding sequence ATGGCCGACTGGCCAGACAAGCCGATTCGCCTCGTCGTTCCCTATCCGGCCGGTGGTGCGGCCGACAACACTGCACGAATCCTGGCTCAGGAACTCGGCGAGCGGCTGAAGCAGCAGATCATCGTGGACAACAAGCCCGGTGCGAGCGGAACCATCGGCGCCGCCTTCGTTGCTAAGGCTCCTGCTGACGGCTACACCTTGCTGCTGGATGCAACGTCCTATACCGTCAACCCAAGCCTGTACAACAAGCTGTCGTATAACCCCGAGAAGGAACTGGTTCCGGTCTCCCAGATCATGCAGGTCCCGCTGCTGATGGTTGTTCCGGCCAATTCGCGCTTCACCAGCGTGGCAGATGTAGTCAAGGCTGCTGCGGCGCAACCCGGCAAGCTGTCCTATGCTTCTGCAGGCAACGGCGGCGCCCAGCACCTGGCTGCAGAGCTGTTTGCGCAAGGGCAGAAGCTGCAGATGACGCACGTGCCATACAAAGGCGGCGCACCTGCGTTGACGGACCTCATCGGCGGCCAGCTCGACCTGATGTTCAGCGCCACGACCGCGAGCGGAACCTTCGTCAAGGGCGGCAAGCTCAAGGCCCTCGCCATCAGTTCCGGCAAGCGGCAGGGTGCCTGGCCACAGGTGCCCACAGTGGCCGAGTCCGGTGCCACTGGCTTCGAGGTGTACGAGTGGAACGGTCTCTTTGCGCCAGCCGGTACGCCGCGTGCTGTGCTGGCTCGCCTCGAGTCCGAGACGCAGGCCGTGGTGGCAAGCCCCACCGTTGCCAAGCGCTTCGATGAGATGGGTGTGCAGGGTGTGGGTTCCAGCGCAAAGGACTTCACCGCGTTCGTTAAAGCCGAGACTGCGAAATGGGCTGAGGTCATCAAGACCAGCAAAATCCGTACGGATTGA
- a CDS encoding Bug family tripartite tricarboxylate transporter substrate binding protein, whose amino-acid sequence MAQKFLTFRARILPIGLVLGALTGAPLAALAQGEYPSKAVRIVVPYAPGGAVDLVTRRIAQQLTEQTGSSFFVDNKPGGTGTIGITQVTRSTADGHTLLTNDMTYAILPHVFSKLAWDYDRDLVPVAAFNFAPTAIVVAADSRFKTLADLIAFGRANPGKLNYGTGGAGTMPHFSTEALKMAGKFDAVHVPFKGNGEATMALLTNTIDFQIASTAGVMGQLNGGKVRLLAVSGMERLKVIPNVPTFAEAGLPTYSVVNFTGVWAPKGTSAAVVQRLERELSTAMKSSNMTEYADSIGALPTLVVGADFAQLLKSRTQYWSAVATSAKVEKQ is encoded by the coding sequence ATGGCACAGAAATTTTTGACGTTCAGGGCTCGCATACTTCCCATTGGCCTGGTTCTCGGCGCGCTGACAGGCGCGCCTCTGGCTGCGCTCGCACAAGGGGAATATCCGTCCAAAGCGGTGCGCATTGTTGTTCCGTATGCGCCGGGCGGGGCAGTCGACCTGGTGACGCGGCGCATCGCTCAGCAGCTCACCGAGCAGACGGGCAGCAGCTTCTTCGTTGACAACAAGCCCGGTGGCACAGGCACCATTGGCATTACGCAGGTCACGCGTTCTACGGCGGACGGCCACACGTTGCTGACCAACGACATGACGTACGCCATCCTGCCGCACGTTTTCAGCAAGCTGGCCTGGGACTACGACAGGGACCTGGTGCCTGTCGCCGCATTCAACTTTGCTCCGACTGCCATCGTGGTGGCGGCGGATTCGAGGTTCAAGACCCTCGCCGACTTGATCGCATTCGGTAGGGCCAATCCCGGTAAGTTGAACTACGGCACCGGAGGCGCGGGCACTATGCCGCACTTCTCCACCGAAGCGCTGAAGATGGCTGGCAAATTCGATGCGGTGCATGTGCCGTTCAAGGGCAATGGCGAAGCGACCATGGCACTACTGACCAACACTATCGACTTTCAGATTGCCTCGACGGCAGGTGTGATGGGGCAGCTCAATGGTGGCAAGGTCAGGTTGCTGGCTGTCAGCGGTATGGAGCGGCTGAAGGTGATCCCGAATGTGCCAACGTTTGCCGAGGCAGGTCTGCCGACCTACAGCGTGGTCAACTTCACTGGCGTCTGGGCGCCCAAGGGTACGTCCGCGGCGGTCGTGCAGCGGCTGGAGCGAGAACTCAGCACTGCGATGAAGAGCAGCAATATGACCGAGTATGCCGACAGCATTGGAGCATTGCCAACCTTGGTCGTTGGAGCGGACTTCGCGCAATTGCTCAAGAGCCGGACGCAATACTGGAGCGCTGTCGCCACGAGCGCTAAGGTGGAAAAGCAGTAA
- a CDS encoding Bug family tripartite tricarboxylate transporter substrate binding protein produces the protein MTINALRGAAPIAALFIVGVIAALPAAAQNAYPSRSIRLVVPFPAGGAPDMIAREVANKVTTQQGWTIIIENKPGSGGNVGVDVAAKAKPDGYTLVLGQTSNLAINPSLYAKMPYNAQKDLTPVGLVASAPLVLVVASNSPYKTLADVVAAGKAKPEHLNYASSGSGTVAHLAMEQLQKAADVRYTHVPYKGAAQGATDLIGGQVQMYISSVPTLMGHIKNGKMRGLVVTSSKRSADLPNVPTVAESGVEGFEAVTWFGIAGPAGLPKDIVATLNAAFNKALEAPDVRQKLADQGSEVLGGTPESFATLIRSETTRWATVVTESGAKVD, from the coding sequence ATGACAATCAACGCCCTTCGCGGCGCTGCGCCCATCGCAGCCCTTTTTATCGTCGGAGTAATTGCAGCACTCCCCGCCGCCGCACAAAACGCATATCCATCGCGTTCGATTCGGTTGGTTGTTCCTTTTCCAGCAGGCGGCGCGCCGGATATGATCGCGCGGGAGGTCGCCAACAAGGTGACCACGCAACAGGGCTGGACCATCATCATCGAAAACAAGCCCGGGTCCGGTGGCAACGTAGGTGTCGATGTGGCTGCCAAGGCCAAGCCGGACGGCTACACCCTGGTGCTGGGGCAGACCAGCAACCTGGCCATCAACCCCAGTCTGTACGCCAAGATGCCGTACAACGCGCAGAAGGATCTGACCCCTGTGGGCCTGGTGGCTAGCGCGCCCCTGGTGCTGGTAGTGGCAAGCAACTCTCCATACAAGACCCTCGCAGACGTTGTGGCTGCAGGCAAGGCAAAGCCGGAGCACTTGAACTATGCAAGTTCGGGCAGCGGCACAGTCGCGCATTTGGCCATGGAGCAACTGCAGAAGGCCGCCGATGTGCGCTACACGCATGTTCCCTACAAGGGCGCTGCTCAGGGCGCGACGGACTTGATTGGTGGCCAGGTGCAGATGTACATCTCCTCGGTGCCAACCCTGATGGGCCACATCAAGAACGGCAAGATGCGCGGCCTTGTGGTCACGTCCAGCAAGCGCTCGGCGGACCTGCCCAACGTGCCCACCGTGGCCGAGTCTGGCGTCGAGGGTTTTGAAGCCGTCACCTGGTTCGGCATCGCTGGCCCTGCGGGATTGCCAAAGGACATCGTTGCCACACTGAACGCTGCCTTCAACAAGGCGCTGGAGGCTCCTGACGTTCGCCAAAAGTTGGCCGACCAAGGTAGCGAAGTGCTCGGCGGCACCCCTGAAAGCTTTGCGACCCTTATCCGCAGCGAGACCACACGCTGGGCCACGGTCGTCACGGAATCCGGCGCCAAGGTCGACTGA